The Halobacterium hubeiense genome contains the following window.
GGCATCGTCGTGCCGTCGGCGCTGTCGGGCATCTTCTCGTCGTTCATCCTCGCGCTCTCGCGGGCCATCGGCGAGACGATGGCGGTCACCATCGCGGCCGGTTCGACCGCGCAGTTCCTCAACCCCCTGAACCCCGCCACGTACACCGAGCGCGCGCTCCCGATGACCGCCGCGATGATCAAGCTCATCGGGGGCGACGTCACGGGCGGCGGCATCGCGTACCGGAGCGTGTTCGCCATCGGCATCACCCTGTTCGTCATCACGCTCGCCATGAACGTCATCAGCGACTACGTCGCACAGCGCTACCGGGAGGAGTACTGAGATGGCCACGAACAACGAACTCGAGGGGTTCGGGCGCGTCAGCCGGACGGCGGGCACGCTGTTCCGCTACCTGCTGTTGGCGGCGACGCTGTTCGGCCTCGTCTTCGTCACGATACTGCTGGTGTACGTCGCCAACGACGCCATCCAGCCGCTGACCGCCGACCCCGGCTGGCACCTGACGTTCCTCCTCACGCTCGTGTTACCGACGCTGGCGGCCGGCGCGTACGCCTACCGGCGCGGCGTCGAAGCGCTGCGCACGGGCGTGTTCACCATCGGCTTCGTCGTCGTCGCGCTGATGTTCAGCGGCGGCGCGGCGATGATATTCGTGGACATCGTCGAGCCGTTGACGTGGCTGGCGTTCCTGCTCGCGCTGGCGGTCCCGACCGCGGTCACGATGGCGGTCGTCAGCTACGACCACCGCATCTCGTTCGTCGCGCAGTTCGTCGTCACGGTCGCCGCGTTCTACCTCTCGCTGTTCGGCGTGCCCGGCCCGCTGGGCTCGCTGGCGGGCGCCTCGACGGTCGTGCCGGGCCTGTTCGGGTTCGTCTCGGGGCTGCCGTTCGCACCGGCGCCGTGGCTGATGATGGCCGTGACGCTCGGCCCGCCCGTGGCGTACGTCGGGAGCCGGTACGTCGCCGCCGACCGCGACCGACGCGCGCACGTGCTGGTCGGTGCGACCGTCTTCGCGGTCGTGCTCGCCGGCGGCGCGCTCGCCCCGTTCCTCGGCGTCGACCCCGTTCCGGGCGTCGTCGTCGCGGCGGTCGGCCTCGTGCCGCCGCTGGTCTACGCGGTCGGCACCGCCGCGAACCGCCCCACCGAACGCGTCGGCCTGCTCGTCCCTTCGACCGTCGTGGTCGGCTCGCTCGTCGGCGCCGCGGCCGCCGACGCCGCCGGGTTCGCCGGACCGCAGTCGTGGGTCGACTGGGCGTTCCTCACGGGCGCGCACAGCAGCACCGCCGCGGACGCCGGCTTCTACCCCGCCATCGGCGGGTCGATTCTGCTAATGCTGACCGTCGCCGTGCTCGCGTTCCCCGTCGGCATCGGCGCCGCCGTCTACCTCGAAGAGTACGCGCCGGACAACCGGTTCACGCGCGTCATCGACGTGAACATCTCGAACCTCGCGGGCGTCCCGTCGGTCGTCTACGGCCTGCTCGGGCTCGGGCTGTTCGTCACGTACCTGAACCAGCCCCCGGGCACGGTGCTGCTCGGCGGCGCGACCCTCGGCCTGCTCATCCTCCCCATCGTCATCATCTCCGCGCGGGAGGCCATCCGCGCGGTGCCCGAGGAGACCCGGGCGGCGTCGTACGGGATGGGCGCGACGAAGTGGCAGACCGTCAAGAACGTCGTGCTGCCGCGGTCGTTCTCCGGCATCCTCACCGGGACGATTCTCGCGCTCGGCCGCGCCATCGGCGAGACCGCGCCGCTCATCATGATCGGCGCGCCGAACGTCAAGTACTCGCTGCCCGCCGGGCTCTCGGAGGCCGCCAGCGCGATGCCGCTGCAGGTGTACGCGTGGTCGAGCCTCTACGCCGGCGACGACTTCTACCAGAAGGCGGTCCCGGCTGGCGTCGTGGTGCTCGTCGCCATCCTGCTGGCGATGAACTCCATTGCCATCGTCCTGCGGAACAAGTACCAGTCCACGGAGTAACCATGAGTGACAACACACCACAGACCGACGAATCGGCCCGCGGGGAGACCGCCGACCCGACGAACGACGACATGCTCGTGGAGACGGACGTCGCGAGCGCGACGTCCGACTCGACGGCGGGCGCGACCCCCGACCCCATCATCCGCTCGCGGGACCTCGACGTCTTCTACGGCGAGGAACAGGCGCTGGACAGCATCGACATCGACATCCCGGAGAACCGCGTCACCGCCATCATCGGGCCGTCGGGCTGCGGGAAGTCGACGTTCCTGCGCTGCATCAACCGGATGAACGACCGCATCGACGTCTGCCGCGTGGACGGCGACCTCACGCTGCGCGGGAAGAACGTCTACGACCCCGACGTGGACCCGGTGGCGCTCCGGCGGAAGGTCGGGATGGTGTTCCAGGAGCCCAACCCGTTCCCGAAGAGCATCTACGACAACGTCGCCTACGGCCTCGAAATCCAGGACGTCGAGGGCGACTACGACGAGATCGTCGAGCAGTCGCTGAAGCGAGCGGCGCTGTGGGACGAGGTCAGCCACCAGCTCGACAGCTCCGGGCTCGCGCTCTCGGGCGGCCAGCAGCAGCGACTCTGCATCGCGCGCGCCATCGCGCCCGACCCCGAGGTCCTGCTGATGGACGAGCCGGCGTCGGCGCTGGACCCGGTCGCGACCAGTCAGGTCGAGGACTTAATCGAGGAGCTCGCCGAGGACTACACCGTCGTCATCGTGACCCACAACATGCAGCAGGCCGCCCGCATCTCGGACAAGACGGCCGTGTTCCTCACGGGCGGGGAGCTCGTGGAGTTCGGCGACACCGACCAGATCTTCGAGAACCCCGAGCACAAGCGGGTCGAAGATTACATTACGGGCAAGTTCGGGTAACAACCATGCCACGCGAGAGCTACCAAGAGAAACTGGACGCGCTCCGCAACGACGTCCTCTACATGAGCGAAGTGGTCGTCGACCGCCTGCGGCTGGCGCTGGAAGCGATGGAGCAGAAAGACGAGGAGACCGCCTGGGAGGTCATCGAGGGCGACGACGAGGTCAACGAGCTCTACCTCGACCTCGAGGAGGAGTGCATCGACCTGCTCGCGCTCCAGCAGCCCGTCGCCGGCGACCTCCGGCTCATCGCGTCGTCGTTCAAGATTACGACCGACCTCGAACGCGTCGGCGACCTCGCGACGAACCTCGCGGAGTACACCCTCGACGCCGACCGCGACATGTTCCCCGAGGTCGACATCCAGGCCATCGGCGCCACCACCATCGAGATGGTCGAGGACGCGATGGACGCGTACGCCGAGGCGGACGTCGAGGCCTGCTACAACATCGCCGAGCGCGACGACGACCTCGACGAGCGCTGTCGGCAGGCCTCCGAGACGGTGATGCGGGACCTCATCGAGACCGAAATCGACACCGAGTCCAGCGAGTCGGACGTCGAAGCGCTGATGAACGACGTCTCGCGGATGCTGCTGACGGTGCGGGACCTGGAGCGCGTCGGCGACCACGCGGTCAACGTCGCCGCGCGCACTCTCTACATGGTCGAGAAGGACGACGAGCTCATCTACTGACGCGACCCAATCCTTTTGCGCGTGCTCGGGCTACAGCGGCGCATGGACGCCCGCCCCGAGTTCGACGCGTACGTCGGCAGCGACGGGGTGACCCTCGACACGCGGGACGTCGCGCTGCTGCGCGCCATCGACGACGAGGGCTCGCTGAGCAGTGCCGCCGAGTCGCTGGGCCGCTCGTACGCGCACGCCCAGCGCCGCGTCGTCGAACTCGAGGACGCGTTCGGCTCGCTGGTGGAGCGCCAGCGCGGCGGCACCGACGGCGGCGGCAGCGAACTCACGGAGGCCGCCACCGAACTGCTCGCGACGTTCGAGCGCGTGCAGACGAGCTTCGAGGGCGTCACGGAGGTCGCGGAGACCGTGCTCTCGGGGACGGTCGTCGAGCGCGACGGCGAACTCGCGACCGTCGAGACGGACGCGGGGCGCGTGCGCGCGCTCGTCCCGGAGGGCGACGGCGACGTCTACCTCACGCTGCGCGCGGACGCCGTCACGCTCACCGACCCCGCGGACGCGCCGACGCCCGAGCACACGAGCGCGCGGAACCGCTTCTCGGGCACCGTCACCAGCGTCGAAACTGGCGAGCGTGTCGCGCGCGTCACCGTCGACGTGGGCGCGGACGACCCGGTACTCGCGCTCGTCACCGAGGACAGCCGCCAGCGGCTCGCCCTCGAACCGGGTCGCGACGTCGTCGTCTCCTTCAAGGCCACCGCGACCCGCGGCGTCCCCGTCGAGTGACGGAGCCGCCGCTGCGCGGCGAGCGTCGAAGAAAACTGCCTAGGTGCGGCTCAGAACGGGGATTCGACGCCGTCGTCGGGGCTCGTCGCCGCGGCGTCCTCCTCCACGTCGGCCTCGTCGGCGTTCAGTTCGTCCGCGAGCTCGCCGCGCTCCTCGAGTTCGGCGAGAATGTCGCTGCCGCCCACGAACTCCCCGTCCACGAACGTCTGCGGGATGGTCTCCCAGCCGCTGCGCTCTTCGAGCGCGACGCGGAACTCGTCGAGGCTCTGGAGCGCGTCCACCGTATGCACGTCCGGTCGGTACTGCGAGATGAGGTTGATTGCGCGCTTCGAGAACCCGCACTGGGGCATCCGCGCGTCCCCCTTCATGAACAGCACCACGTCGTTGTTCTCGATTGCCTCGGCGACGATTTCGTCGACCGCCTCCTGCTCCATCGCGGAGTCCATCGGGTCGAAAGCCATACTCGTCTTACGGCGAGGACAGAGAAAGGCCTTGGGACGCGTGGCGCGCCGCCGGCGCGCCACGAAACGAGCGAACGCGGAGCGAAGCGATGCGTGAGCAGCGTGCTCGACCGAACGGGAGAGCACGTCAGAGCGAACGGCGAACGGAGTGAGCCGTGAGCCGCGTGCGCGACCGGAAGCGAGCGTCGTCAGTCGTCGTTGCCGACGCGGATGACTTGGAACAGGGATTCGAGGGGGACGTCGCCGACGTCGGCGATGCCCTGTTTGTCCACGAGGACGCCGCAGGCGACGGGGGTGCCGTCGGCTTCGCGGATGGCGTCGACGGTCTCGGAGATGGTGGTGCCGGAGGTGATGGTGTCGTCGACGACGAAGCACTCGCGGTCCTCGACGCTCGCGAAGTTCCGGCTGAAGCTCCCGCCGAGGTTCTCGATGTCGCCTTCCTCCCACTGGTGTTTGCGCGGCGTGTACGTCGCGAGGTCGGTCTTCAGTTCGTTGGAGACGGCGGTCGCCAGCGGCACGCCGGCCTTCTCGACGCCGACGATGAGGTCGACGTCGTGGCTGTGCTCGCGGAGCGCGTCCGCCAGCGCCACGCCGATGGCGTTGAGGCGTGCGCCGGCTTCGCCGATGTTGCTCCAGTCCACGTGGACGTCCTGGGGGCCGCCGGAGGGCTCGTCCTCGACGGGGGCGGCGGTGCCGCCCGCGCGCTCGACCAGCCAGCTCGCGGTCTCCCGGGAGACGTTCAGTTCGTCAGCGATTTCGCCGCGCGACAGCCCGCGGGCCGCGAGCTCCGAGGCGCTGTCGATGAGGTCGTCGACGTTCTTCATCTACTGTCGAATTGAACCGCCGTCTTGATGGTCGTTTCGTCGTCGACGAATGCTCGCTCGAACTCGTCGAGGCCGTAGACGCCGGTGACGAGGTCGTCGAACAGCCACTCCGGGAGCGACCGGAGGGTGTCGACGGCGTCCTCGAAGTGCTGGACGCCGGAGTTGACGCTGCCGACCAGCGCCTTGTTGTGGAGGACGAACTCGCGGTGGAGGCGGCCGCCGCCGACCTCGAAGTCCCAGTCCTCGGGGACGCCGAGGAGCGCGCCGACGCCGTTGGGCGCCAGCGCGTCGATGGTCTCGAAGGCGTGTTTGGGGTAGCCGGTGGCCTCGTAGACGAAGTCCATCGGCTCGTGTGCGGCGGGGACGTCGGGCACGGGTGTCTCCCGGGAGTCGACGTACGTCGCGCCGAGGTCCTCGATGAGGTCGATGGTGGGGTCGGGGCGGTCGCGGCGGCCCAGGCAGTACGTGCGCTCGAAGCGGTCGTCGGCTTCCAGCATCGCGAGCGTGAGCAGGCCCAGCGAGCCGTTCCCGAGGACGAGCGCGCTCTCGGGATGCCAGTCGAACGCCGACCGCGAGGCGAACGCGTGCTCGAAGCCCTTCTCGGAGATGCTGACGGGTTCGACGAGGAACCCGCGCTCGGCGAGGTCCGCGGGAATCTCCACGAGGAACTCCGCGGGGCTGGTGAAGTACTCGGCCATGAACCCGTGGGCGCCCTCGATGCCGCGCTCGTAGTACTTTCCGCCGGGCGCCATGTCGGGTTCGCCGCGCTCGAAGAACTCGTTGCCGCCGTTCGGTCGGCGGCGGACCGTCGGCACGACGACGCCGCCGGCGTCGAGGTCGGTGCCGTTGGGGTCTTCGACGACGCCGACGGCCTCGTGGCCGAGCACGAGGTGGTCGTCGCCGTCGGGGAAGCCGCCGTGGCCGCCCGCGATGACTTCGTGGTCGGTGCCGTCGACGCCGACGCGGAGCGTGCGCACGAGCGCCTCGCCCGGTTCGGGCTCGGGCCGCGGCAGGTCGACGACGCGCGGCGTCGGGTCGTCGCGGGTGACGGCGATTGCGTCCATGCACACCGCTCACACCCACACCGACTAAATATTTATTATACACCGAGTAAGTCGTGGGGTTCTCGACTCCCACCCACAGCTAAAGTGGTGCCGTCCCTCGACCCGGTATGGAACGGTACGACCGGCTGTACGCACTCTACGACGAGTTCGACGCGGAGACGCTGCGCGCGTACCAGGACCTCGTGGACCTGTTCCCGCCCGTGGACTCCCGGGTCGCGCTCGAATACTGGGAGTCCGCCAGCGACGAGCTCGCCGCGCGCAAGGACGAGGTGCGCGCGGCCTTCGAGGACGGCGACACGTACGCCGAACTGGTCGCGCGCGCGTCCCGCGAGCAGGCGTTCGCGGCGCTGGACCTCCACGCGAAGTACGACCGCGGCGTCAACGTCCTCGTGCTCGACGTCGACGAGACGCTACGCTCGGCGGGTCACACGGACAACGAGATTCCCCGCGAGACCCTGCACCTCCTGACGGAGTTCCACGAGGCCGGCGTCCCCATCGTCATCTGTACGGGGCAGACTTTAGAGAACGTCAAGGGGTTCCTGATTCAGGGACTGGGCAACGAACTCGTCCACTCGGGGAACGTCTCCATCGTCTACGAGGCCGGGACGGGCGTGTTCACGCCCGGGCACGGCCCCGACACGAAGCAACTGCTCTACGAGGGGCTGGACGAGGACGTGCGGACGGTGTTCGACGACGTTCGCGCTCGCGTTCTGTCGGAGGCTCCGGAGGGCATCCGGCAGGGCTGTCACCTCCAAGGCAACGAGTTCAACGTGACGCTGAAGCCGAACTTCGAGACGGGCAGCGAGCGCGCCCGCGGCCTCATCGACGACGCGCTCCGGTACGAACTCGAACTGCTGGCGGACTGCGTGGCGGACGCGACCACCGACCACGTGCGCGCGTTCTACGCCGAGCAGGACCCCGAAATCGCGGACGTGCTCGCCGACGCCGGCCAGCGACCCGACGACGTCACCGTCCCCGAGGACGTGCGCGCGGTGCTGGAGCGCATCGACGTGGCGTACTACGAGGCCGACGCCGCCGAAATCGCGTCCCGCGAGCTGAACAAGGTCGTGGGCGTGCAGGGCGCCTTCGACGTGCTCGACGTCGACGACCCGTTCGCGCTCGTGATGGGCGACTCCAAGAGCGACCTGCGCGTGATGGAGTGGGTCGCCGAGGAGGACGCCGGCATTGCGGCGGCGCCCGACCACGCCTCCAAGCGCGTCCTGGAGCACGTCTGGGAGACCGACGACCTAGTCTTCGACGAGGGCGCCGCCGACGAGGTTCTCAGGACCGCGTGGGCGCTGAATCGGCTGGCAGAACAGTAGCTAGTTGGCGAGCGTGAAGCGGACGGTGTCGCCCTCACGGAGGCGACTGCCGGCGGTGAGCGGCTCGCCGTCGGCGGAGTCCCGGACGACGACCGTGTCGGTGCGGAGTCGCGACCCTTCGAGGACGCCCGCGCGGACCTGCGGCCCGAGTTCGTCCGCGAGCGCGTCCACCACGTCGGCGACGGTGGCGTCGCGGGCGACGCCGACGCGCGCGCTGTGGGTGCCCGTGCGAGCGGCGAGCGTGCCGGTGAGCTTCACCTCGACGTCCATGCTAACGGGTACCGACCACGCCGGCAAAAAGTTTACTCACCTGTGGAAAAAGTCGTCGCGCGAACCGCGTCGCTTATGCTGGCGGCGGGCGACCCGCCGCACGTGCCAGACCACGCACCAGTCCCCGGCGCGGACGACCCCCTCGACCTCCACGGGGTCGTGCCGCCGACGGTGACAGCGTTCCACGACGACGAGACGGTCGACTTCGAGCGCACCGCCGAGCACGCCCGGTTCGTCGTCGACCGCGGCGTCGACGGCGTCTTCCCGCTCGGGACGAACGGCGAGTTCCCCCTGCTGACCGGCGGCGAGCGCCAGCGCGTCGTCGAAGCCGTCGTCGACGAGGTCGGCGGCGACGTCCCGGTCATCGCCGGCGTCGGCGCGCCCAGCACCAGACAGACCGTCGCCCACGCCGAACACGCCGAGGAGGCGGGCGTGGACGGCGTCGTCGTCGTCACGCCGTACTACTACCCGCTCGACGACGAGGCCACTGTCGCGCACTACGAGCGCGTCTGCGCGGCCGTCGACGTACCGGTGTACGTCTACCACATCCCCTCGAAGACCGGGAACTCCCTCTCGCTGGACGTGCTGGAGGACCTCTCGGCCATCGACAACCTCGCGGGCATCAAGGACTCCTCGAAGGACGTGCCGTGGCTCGGGCAGGCCATCGACGCCCACCCCGAGCTGACGTTCCTCGCGGGGTCGGACTCCCTGCTCGTGCCCGGCCTCGACTTGGGCTGCACGGGGATGGTGTCGGCGGTCGCGAACGCGTTCCCGGAGCTCGTCGTGGACCTCTACGAGGCCTACGACGAGGGTGACGTCGAGCACGCGCGCAACCTCCAGAGCACCGTCTACGACGTTCGCACGGCGCTCAAGCAGGGGCCGTACATGGCCGGCGTGAAGACCGCGCTCCAGCTGCGGGGGTTCGACGCCGGCCCGCTGCGCTCGCCGCTGCGCACGATGGACGACGACCAGCGCGAGCGCCTCGAAGCCCGGCTGGAGGAACTCGGGCTCCTCGAAACCATAGATTTACACCGAAACGAGTGAACGTTCACCCATGGGAATAGATTACAGCGACCTCCACGACCCGAACGCGGAGTACACGATGCGCGAGCTCTCCGCGGAGACGATGGGCGCCGACCGCGAGCGGCCCGCGCCCCGCGACCTCGAAATCACGGACGTCCAGACGACGATGGTCGACGGGAACTTCCCGTGGACGCTCGTCCGCGTCTACACGGACGCGGGCGTCGTCGGCACCGGCGAAGCCTACTGGGGCGCCGGCGTCCCCGAGCTCATCGAGCGGATGAAGCCGTTCGTCATCGGCGAGAACCCGCTGGACATCGACCGGCTCTTCGAGCACCTCGTCCAGAAGATGAGCGGCGAGGGCTCCGTCGAGGGCGTCACCGTCACCGCGATTTCCGGCATCGAAATCGCGCTCCACGACCTCGCCGGGAAAGTGCTGGACGTCCCCGCCTACCAGCTGCTCGGCGGGAAGTACCGCGACGACGTGCGCGTCTACTGTGACTGCCACACCGAGGCCGAGGCCGACCCCGAGGCGTGCGCCGACGAGGCCGAGCGCGTCGTCGAGGAACTGGGCTACGACGCCCTCAAGTTCG
Protein-coding sequences here:
- the pstA gene encoding phosphate ABC transporter permease PstA yields the protein MATNNELEGFGRVSRTAGTLFRYLLLAATLFGLVFVTILLVYVANDAIQPLTADPGWHLTFLLTLVLPTLAAGAYAYRRGVEALRTGVFTIGFVVVALMFSGGAAMIFVDIVEPLTWLAFLLALAVPTAVTMAVVSYDHRISFVAQFVVTVAAFYLSLFGVPGPLGSLAGASTVVPGLFGFVSGLPFAPAPWLMMAVTLGPPVAYVGSRYVAADRDRRAHVLVGATVFAVVLAGGALAPFLGVDPVPGVVVAAVGLVPPLVYAVGTAANRPTERVGLLVPSTVVVGSLVGAAAADAAGFAGPQSWVDWAFLTGAHSSTAADAGFYPAIGGSILLMLTVAVLAFPVGIGAAVYLEEYAPDNRFTRVIDVNISNLAGVPSVVYGLLGLGLFVTYLNQPPGTVLLGGATLGLLILPIVIISAREAIRAVPEETRAASYGMGATKWQTVKNVVLPRSFSGILTGTILALGRAIGETAPLIMIGAPNVKYSLPAGLSEAASAMPLQVYAWSSLYAGDDFYQKAVPAGVVVLVAILLAMNSIAIVLRNKYQSTE
- the pstB gene encoding phosphate ABC transporter ATP-binding protein PstB, which encodes MSDNTPQTDESARGETADPTNDDMLVETDVASATSDSTAGATPDPIIRSRDLDVFYGEEQALDSIDIDIPENRVTAIIGPSGCGKSTFLRCINRMNDRIDVCRVDGDLTLRGKNVYDPDVDPVALRRKVGMVFQEPNPFPKSIYDNVAYGLEIQDVEGDYDEIVEQSLKRAALWDEVSHQLDSSGLALSGGQQQRLCIARAIAPDPEVLLMDEPASALDPVATSQVEDLIEELAEDYTVVIVTHNMQQAARISDKTAVFLTGGELVEFGDTDQIFENPEHKRVEDYITGKFG
- the phoU gene encoding phosphate signaling complex protein PhoU, with the protein product MPRESYQEKLDALRNDVLYMSEVVVDRLRLALEAMEQKDEETAWEVIEGDDEVNELYLDLEEECIDLLALQQPVAGDLRLIASSFKITTDLERVGDLATNLAEYTLDADRDMFPEVDIQAIGATTIEMVEDAMDAYAEADVEACYNIAERDDDLDERCRQASETVMRDLIETEIDTESSESDVEALMNDVSRMLLTVRDLERVGDHAVNVAARTLYMVEKDDELIY
- a CDS encoding TOBE domain-containing protein, producing MDARPEFDAYVGSDGVTLDTRDVALLRAIDDEGSLSSAAESLGRSYAHAQRRVVELEDAFGSLVERQRGGTDGGGSELTEAATELLATFERVQTSFEGVTEVAETVLSGTVVERDGELATVETDAGRVRALVPEGDGDVYLTLRADAVTLTDPADAPTPEHTSARNRFSGTVTSVETGERVARVTVDVGADDPVLALVTEDSRQRLALEPGRDVVVSFKATATRGVPVE
- a CDS encoding glutaredoxin family protein, with translation MAFDPMDSAMEQEAVDEIVAEAIENNDVVLFMKGDARMPQCGFSKRAINLISQYRPDVHTVDALQSLDEFRVALEERSGWETIPQTFVDGEFVGGSDILAELEERGELADELNADEADVEEDAAATSPDDGVESPF
- the gfcR gene encoding transcriptional regulator GfcR, which translates into the protein MKNVDDLIDSASELAARGLSRGEIADELNVSRETASWLVERAGGTAAPVEDEPSGGPQDVHVDWSNIGEAGARLNAIGVALADALREHSHDVDLIVGVEKAGVPLATAVSNELKTDLATYTPRKHQWEEGDIENLGGSFSRNFASVEDRECFVVDDTITSGTTISETVDAIREADGTPVACGVLVDKQGIADVGDVPLESLFQVIRVGNDD
- a CDS encoding glucose 1-dehydrogenase, with protein sequence MDAIAVTRDDPTPRVVDLPRPEPEPGEALVRTLRVGVDGTDHEVIAGGHGGFPDGDDHLVLGHEAVGVVEDPNGTDLDAGGVVVPTVRRRPNGGNEFFERGEPDMAPGGKYYERGIEGAHGFMAEYFTSPAEFLVEIPADLAERGFLVEPVSISEKGFEHAFASRSAFDWHPESALVLGNGSLGLLTLAMLEADDRFERTYCLGRRDRPDPTIDLIEDLGATYVDSRETPVPDVPAAHEPMDFVYEATGYPKHAFETIDALAPNGVGALLGVPEDWDFEVGGGRLHREFVLHNKALVGSVNSGVQHFEDAVDTLRSLPEWLFDDLVTGVYGLDEFERAFVDDETTIKTAVQFDSR
- a CDS encoding HAD family hydrolase; translation: MERYDRLYALYDEFDAETLRAYQDLVDLFPPVDSRVALEYWESASDELAARKDEVRAAFEDGDTYAELVARASREQAFAALDLHAKYDRGVNVLVLDVDETLRSAGHTDNEIPRETLHLLTEFHEAGVPIVICTGQTLENVKGFLIQGLGNELVHSGNVSIVYEAGTGVFTPGHGPDTKQLLYEGLDEDVRTVFDDVRARVLSEAPEGIRQGCHLQGNEFNVTLKPNFETGSERARGLIDDALRYELELLADCVADATTDHVRAFYAEQDPEIADVLADAGQRPDDVTVPEDVRAVLERIDVAYYEADAAEIASRELNKVVGVQGAFDVLDVDDPFALVMGDSKSDLRVMEWVAEEDAGIAAAPDHASKRVLEHVWETDDLVFDEGAADEVLRTAWALNRLAEQ
- a CDS encoding ubiquitin family protein, whose protein sequence is MDVEVKLTGTLAARTGTHSARVGVARDATVADVVDALADELGPQVRAGVLEGSRLRTDTVVVRDSADGEPLTAGSRLREGDTVRFTLAN
- a CDS encoding dihydrodipicolinate synthase family protein, which encodes MPDHAPVPGADDPLDLHGVVPPTVTAFHDDETVDFERTAEHARFVVDRGVDGVFPLGTNGEFPLLTGGERQRVVEAVVDEVGGDVPVIAGVGAPSTRQTVAHAEHAEEAGVDGVVVVTPYYYPLDDEATVAHYERVCAAVDVPVYVYHIPSKTGNSLSLDVLEDLSAIDNLAGIKDSSKDVPWLGQAIDAHPELTFLAGSDSLLVPGLDLGCTGMVSAVANAFPELVVDLYEAYDEGDVEHARNLQSTVYDVRTALKQGPYMAGVKTALQLRGFDAGPLRSPLRTMDDDQRERLEARLEELGLLETIDLHRNE